One part of the Roseofilum capinflatum BLCC-M114 genome encodes these proteins:
- a CDS encoding sugar transferase: MTAESQFISGKTARIYVKRGFRPQRFRARHQGLSISLNGEFFKRAFDIFFSLAVLVLFSPVYLVLTLLIILNSQGSVFYIQERVGKDYRLFKCIKFRTMIPNADRVLSEMMAASPQMREEFENNFKLKHDPRITWIGKFLRVTSLDEFPQFWNVLKGDMSVVGPRPLVPEELHKYGKHIDKVLTIKPGITGLWQVSGRNDIPYPRRIQIDLYYVNFKNFWMDLWIVIKTIGVVIFPKGNGAY, encoded by the coding sequence ATGACTGCTGAGAGTCAATTTATCTCTGGCAAGACTGCTCGGATCTATGTCAAGCGCGGGTTTCGTCCTCAACGATTCAGAGCGAGACATCAGGGTCTATCCATCAGTCTCAACGGAGAGTTTTTTAAACGGGCCTTCGATATTTTCTTCTCGCTGGCTGTTCTCGTCTTGTTTTCCCCGGTTTATTTGGTTCTAACCCTGTTGATTATACTCAATTCTCAGGGATCTGTATTTTACATACAAGAACGAGTGGGAAAAGACTATAGATTGTTTAAATGTATCAAATTCAGAACCATGATTCCCAATGCGGATCGAGTTCTCTCCGAGATGATGGCGGCTTCTCCCCAGATGCGTGAAGAGTTTGAGAATAACTTTAAGCTAAAGCACGATCCGCGTATAACCTGGATTGGTAAGTTTCTCAGAGTCACCAGCTTAGATGAGTTTCCCCAATTCTGGAATGTCCTCAAGGGAGATATGAGTGTCGTCGGCCCCCGTCCCCTGGTTCCGGAAGAACTGCACAAATATGGTAAACATATTGACAAGGTTTTAACCATAAAGCCGGGAATCACGGGGCTGTGGCAGGTATCAGGACGTAATGATATTCCCTACCCTCGGAGAATTCAAATTGACCTGTACTATGTGAATTTCAAGAATTTTTGGATGGATCTCTGGATTGTGATCAAAACCATTGGGGTGGTTATTTTCCCCAAAGGAAATGGAGCTTACTAA